A genomic window from Sphingobacterium sp. BN32 includes:
- a CDS encoding TetR/AcrR family transcriptional regulator, translating into MKESTISRKERILQTAMQLFANKGYLDTSTKEIAANAGVSEALIFKHFGNKDALLSHIVKAGYRKVLMHHKGMMSYKSAKDFLRNMVKLPSELVADDPQFWKLQERLSHHTFSKTQHELFIKPVQPIVLKAFNELGYNNPELETQFLLLIIDMLWKKEACGEIANANELASLIEEKYQLK; encoded by the coding sequence ATGAAAGAGTCAACAATAAGTAGGAAAGAGAGAATTCTGCAGACAGCCATGCAGTTATTTGCAAACAAGGGGTATCTTGATACCTCTACAAAAGAAATTGCAGCAAATGCTGGCGTGTCGGAAGCATTGATTTTTAAGCATTTTGGAAATAAGGACGCCTTATTATCTCATATTGTAAAGGCAGGATATCGGAAGGTGCTGATGCATCATAAGGGGATGATGAGTTATAAGTCGGCGAAGGATTTCCTAAGAAACATGGTTAAATTGCCCTCGGAACTTGTTGCTGACGATCCACAATTCTGGAAACTGCAAGAAAGACTTTCCCACCACACTTTCTCGAAAACACAGCACGAGCTTTTTATAAAGCCGGTGCAACCTATCGTATTAAAGGCATTCAACGAACTTGGATACAATAATCCGGAGTTGGAAACCCAGTTCCTATTACTCATCATCGACATGCTCTGGAAGAAAGAGGCTTGCGGAGAAATTGCAAATGCAAACGAGCTGGCATCTCTTATCGAAGAGAAATATCAATTGAAATAA
- a CDS encoding RNA polymerase sigma factor, with product MTVPIQNTDEGLVELIHQNQTTAFHELYERYKAAMLIFASQRVSRDAAEDLVQDVFLSLWKNRGQLEIKERIGGYLFKALRTKIIDHMSKGVHAQKYLDSIDDFAKSHTGTDAKVREETFLRRIEELLRRCGPQYQTILKMRLEGYNNQEIADSLGLSEKTVRNQSSNLMKVLRSKLSTWMLFIFF from the coding sequence ATGACAGTTCCTATTCAGAATACCGATGAAGGATTAGTGGAGTTGATTCACCAAAATCAAACGACTGCTTTTCATGAACTTTATGAAAGATATAAAGCGGCTATGCTAATTTTTGCTTCTCAACGTGTGAGCCGTGATGCTGCGGAAGATTTGGTGCAAGATGTTTTTTTGAGTCTTTGGAAAAACAGGGGACAGTTAGAAATTAAAGAGCGTATAGGAGGTTATCTTTTTAAAGCTTTGAGGACGAAAATTATTGACCACATGTCCAAAGGCGTTCATGCGCAAAAGTATTTAGATTCCATAGACGACTTTGCGAAATCGCATACCGGCACGGATGCAAAAGTCCGCGAAGAAACCTTTCTGAGACGTATCGAGGAATTGCTGCGTCGCTGTGGCCCGCAATATCAAACGATTCTAAAAATGAGACTTGAGGGATATAACAATCAAGAGATTGCTGACTCATTGGGCTTATCTGAAAAAACGGTACGAAATCAATCGTCAAATTTAATGAAGGTGCTGCGATCGAAATTGTCGACCTGGATGCTTTTTATATTTTTTTAG
- a CDS encoding MBL fold metallo-hydrolase, translating to MIRYCALASGSNGNCYYVAKDDTAILVDAGINNKHIHLRMSSLGIMPSHIKALFITHEHSDHIQGLSVFAKRYQIPVYITAGSLAGSRLNLPDHLVRIILPQEVVQIGPLTIYGIPKYHDAKEPCSFMISDGRLNIAVLTDLGRVCDNVKTAIKHADVLFLESNYDEEMLDKGRYSYYLKNRIRSGWGHISNAASLQAFLENRSSRLKHLILGHLSGENNRIELVQETFEPHCTDIRLSIANRYEHTAMFEISTAEIHLERLVIVEVTAEMQKIVASEKIEIRG from the coding sequence ATGATTCGGTATTGCGCGCTTGCCTCAGGGAGTAATGGAAATTGTTATTATGTTGCCAAAGACGATACGGCTATCCTAGTCGATGCAGGCATCAATAATAAGCATATACATTTACGAATGAGCAGTTTAGGGATTATGCCGAGCCATATCAAAGCCCTGTTCATCACGCACGAGCACTCGGACCATATCCAAGGTTTGTCGGTTTTTGCCAAGCGCTATCAAATTCCAGTCTATATTACCGCGGGCTCATTAGCCGGCTCTCGTTTAAATCTTCCCGATCATCTGGTGCGAATCATTCTTCCACAGGAAGTGGTGCAGATTGGACCTTTGACAATTTATGGTATTCCCAAATACCACGACGCTAAAGAACCTTGTAGCTTTATGATTTCGGACGGTAGGTTGAATATTGCTGTCCTGACGGATCTAGGGCGCGTTTGTGATAATGTGAAAACAGCGATAAAACATGCGGATGTGTTGTTCTTGGAGTCTAATTATGATGAAGAGATGTTGGATAAAGGGCGTTATTCCTACTACCTCAAAAATAGGATCAGAAGTGGTTGGGGACATATTTCGAATGCTGCCTCTTTGCAAGCTTTTCTAGAGAACAGAAGCTCACGCTTGAAACATTTGATTCTCGGGCATTTGTCGGGAGAAAATAACAGGATTGAGCTCGTTCAAGAAACTTTCGAACCGCATTGCACCGACATTAGGTTATCTATCGCCAATCGATATGAGCACACTGCAATGTTCGAAATCAGTACTGCGGAGATCCATCTTGAGCGTCTTGTTATTGTGGAAGTGACAGCGGAGATGCAGAAGATCGTGGCGAGCGAAAAGATAGAGATAAGGGGGTAG
- a CDS encoding glycoside hydrolase family 3 protein, which produces MIKRILSCGLLACLFTTAVFAQKKPDFIPFINQKHAWVDSVFNSLTPKQKIGQLFLVRAHTNLGEKYIDSVAKVIEKEQLGGLVVFQGGPVRHANMFNKYQKASKVPLLITFDGEWGLGMRMPDSTISYPYQMTLGAIQNNSLIYDMGRQIAKDFLRIGMHFNFAPVVDINNNPKNPVINFRSFGDDKNNVTQKAKAYMDGMVAGGILASLKHFPGHGDTDVDSHYDLPQLKFDKKRLMELEIFPFKELIQAGAPSVMVAHMNIPALDATPNIPSSISKKVVTDLLRNELGFKGLTVTDAMDMKGVKKHFPNGEADVMAIAAGHDLLEVSENSGRAIDLIEKAIKSGRISQADLDARVKKVLAAKLWLGLNKYQKVNTNNLINDLNNASSKTLVQRLADAAVTVVKSDRGLRRFDNKRKTAIVSIGIDKAQDFEKGMASQLADYTQIYVKGNETEEQLDSLMKLARDHKQVILAIHDNRSRPRSELELSKDVKLFIDKLAGRRTISVLFTNPYALNSVDVMRSSSIVLTYQNDDFMQKAAIKLFTKQLKATGKLPVTINKNLKFGEGI; this is translated from the coding sequence ATGATCAAACGTATATTAAGCTGTGGATTATTGGCTTGTCTTTTTACGACAGCAGTTTTTGCTCAGAAGAAGCCTGACTTTATCCCTTTCATCAATCAAAAACATGCATGGGTAGACTCGGTGTTCAACAGCTTGACGCCAAAACAAAAGATTGGACAGTTATTCCTAGTCCGTGCTCACACTAATTTGGGCGAGAAATATATTGACTCGGTTGCTAAAGTAATCGAGAAAGAACAATTAGGTGGATTGGTGGTGTTTCAAGGCGGACCGGTTCGACATGCTAATATGTTCAACAAATACCAGAAGGCTAGCAAAGTGCCTTTGCTGATTACTTTTGATGGAGAGTGGGGCTTGGGGATGCGTATGCCGGATTCGACTATTTCCTATCCATATCAAATGACATTGGGCGCCATCCAAAACAATAGTTTAATTTATGATATGGGTCGCCAGATTGCTAAAGATTTCCTTCGTATCGGAATGCACTTCAATTTTGCACCGGTCGTGGATATCAATAACAATCCTAAAAACCCGGTAATCAACTTCCGTTCTTTTGGGGATGATAAAAACAATGTGACGCAGAAAGCGAAAGCCTATATGGATGGTATGGTTGCTGGTGGGATTCTAGCATCACTTAAGCATTTCCCTGGTCATGGTGATACGGATGTTGACTCGCATTATGATCTTCCTCAATTAAAATTTGACAAGAAACGTTTAATGGAATTGGAGATATTCCCTTTCAAAGAATTAATCCAAGCAGGAGCTCCATCGGTCATGGTTGCACATATGAATATCCCTGCGTTAGACGCTACACCAAATATCCCATCCTCTATTTCCAAGAAAGTCGTGACAGATCTTCTGCGTAATGAGTTAGGCTTTAAAGGGCTGACCGTAACGGACGCGATGGATATGAAAGGTGTGAAGAAGCATTTTCCAAATGGTGAGGCGGATGTGATGGCGATTGCTGCCGGACATGATCTGTTGGAAGTTTCTGAAAACAGCGGACGCGCAATTGATTTAATTGAGAAGGCAATCAAGAGTGGCAGAATTAGCCAAGCGGATTTGGATGCTCGCGTAAAGAAAGTGTTAGCTGCAAAACTTTGGTTGGGCTTGAACAAATATCAAAAAGTTAATACAAACAACCTGATCAACGATTTGAACAATGCCAGTTCAAAAACATTGGTGCAACGCTTAGCGGATGCCGCTGTAACTGTTGTTAAATCTGACCGCGGACTAAGACGTTTCGATAATAAACGCAAAACCGCTATTGTATCTATTGGTATTGATAAAGCTCAGGATTTCGAAAAGGGTATGGCAAGTCAATTGGCAGACTACACCCAGATCTACGTGAAAGGAAATGAGACAGAAGAGCAATTAGACAGTTTAATGAAACTTGCTCGCGATCATAAGCAAGTTATCCTTGCAATCCATGATAATCGTTCAAGACCGCGTAGCGAATTGGAGTTGAGCAAAGATGTTAAACTGTTTATTGACAAGCTGGCTGGACGCCGTACTATTTCTGTATTGTTCACAAACCCTTATGCGTTAAACTCTGTTGATGTCATGCGTAGTAGTTCAATCGTCTTGACTTATCAAAACGATGATTTTATGCAAAAAGCCGCTATCAAGTTGTTCACAAAACAATTAAAAGCAACAGGAAAATTACCTGTTACAATCAATAAGAATTTAAAATTTGGCGAAGGGATATAG
- a CDS encoding L-serine ammonia-lyase: protein MAKEQISIFDMFKIGIGPSSSHTLGPWRAAQRFVQVIKDQSVLQDVEQLNILLYGSLAKTGVGHGTDIAVLLGLSGDDPVTFDVHDVVPKVDRIKANKKLNVGAEQEIDFSYEDNLLFLFDQSLPFHPNAVTFQAFLKDGKAISETYYSIGGGFVVQENDSEGVLSEVDLPFPVDTAQELMVACMRTGLKISELVLENELSWRPEQETRAGVWKIFETIRDCIYKGCHTDGVLPGGLHVERRASKLNKRMLKGRSYSDFDTWVQAIREGGRDFGYILDCVSCFALAVNEENASFGRVVTAPTNGAAGVIPAVLQYYIVFHDCYNEDKIIQFIATASEIGSIFKKGATISAAMGGCQAEIGVSSAMAAGALTECLGGSQRQALMAAEIAMEHHLGLTCDPIGGLVQIPCIERNTMGAIKAITAAQLALQSNPDKAKVSLDAVVSTMWETAQDMNVKYKETADGGLAIKVPLSLPEC, encoded by the coding sequence ATGGCAAAGGAGCAAATTTCAATTTTTGACATGTTTAAAATCGGGATTGGACCGTCCAGTTCCCACACCTTAGGACCTTGGCGTGCTGCTCAGCGGTTTGTGCAAGTGATTAAGGACCAGTCTGTATTGCAAGACGTCGAACAACTTAATATTCTATTGTACGGCTCATTGGCAAAAACAGGCGTAGGGCACGGTACGGACATCGCGGTGTTGTTGGGACTTTCTGGGGATGATCCGGTGACTTTCGATGTGCACGATGTTGTGCCGAAAGTGGACCGTATTAAAGCGAATAAGAAATTGAATGTAGGGGCTGAACAAGAGATTGACTTCTCCTACGAAGATAACCTATTGTTTTTGTTTGATCAAAGCTTACCCTTCCATCCGAATGCAGTAACTTTTCAAGCCTTTTTAAAAGACGGCAAAGCTATCAGCGAAACGTATTACTCGATTGGGGGTGGTTTTGTAGTTCAAGAGAATGACTCGGAAGGAGTGTTGTCCGAAGTGGATCTGCCGTTCCCGGTGGATACGGCGCAGGAGCTGATGGTAGCTTGTATGCGTACGGGCTTGAAAATATCCGAATTGGTTTTGGAGAACGAACTTTCTTGGCGTCCGGAGCAGGAAACAAGAGCGGGGGTTTGGAAGATATTCGAAACGATTCGCGACTGTATCTATAAAGGATGTCATACGGATGGCGTATTGCCAGGAGGTCTACATGTAGAACGTCGAGCATCGAAACTGAACAAGCGTATGTTGAAGGGGCGCAGCTACTCGGACTTTGATACTTGGGTTCAGGCAATTCGGGAAGGTGGGCGTGATTTTGGCTATATCTTAGATTGCGTCAGCTGTTTTGCGCTTGCGGTGAATGAGGAAAATGCTTCCTTTGGACGTGTTGTTACTGCACCAACCAATGGTGCGGCGGGCGTAATTCCAGCAGTGCTGCAATATTATATTGTGTTCCACGATTGTTATAACGAAGATAAAATCATCCAATTTATTGCTACAGCTTCAGAGATTGGGTCTATATTTAAAAAAGGTGCTACCATATCGGCGGCGATGGGTGGTTGCCAGGCTGAAATTGGCGTATCATCGGCAATGGCGGCAGGTGCCTTGACAGAATGTTTGGGTGGTTCTCAACGGCAGGCCTTAATGGCTGCGGAGATCGCTATGGAGCATCACTTAGGATTGACTTGTGACCCGATTGGTGGATTAGTGCAGATACCATGTATCGAGAGAAACACCATGGGTGCTATCAAGGCGATTACTGCGGCTCAGCTGGCATTGCAATCGAATCCAGATAAAGCGAAAGTAAGTTTGGATGCGGTGGTGAGTACGATGTGGGAAACGGCTCAAGATATGAACGTGAAGTATAAGGAGACGGCAGATGGCGGTTTAGCGATCAAGGTACCGTTGAGTTTGCCAGAGTGTTAG
- a CDS encoding FecR family protein: MSLDKNILKRYNQGIATEEEKSTVEAWFDQYHGEEALGDQEVLAMLDSLDEKVYSVSTKKVISWNWIIAVAASLVLVVGISFYWLNSKSNNDIETQLAQYVAPKSSSPIIVLDDNKEYNIDSLHIGDTLNVGKYFITKLDDGEIKYIINPTTTDIVYNTVRTKAGSTASLMLSDGSRVWLNVNSEIKYPINFSSDMREIQLKGEGYFEVAHQENEYGKIPFYVRGKTHTIAVLGTKFNVDFTKSNVTALIDGKVSIAKGDLNDQVSKLDFNVTLLPKQVYSEGTVSYSDNIFQYLDWKDGYFNLSNRTLDAVVQKISAWYGIEVVVDDSIKNSILYGRINRKKSLKEVLSLISDAIPLTYELDKNVLYLKKATQP, encoded by the coding sequence ATGAGTTTAGACAAAAACATATTGAAAAGATATAATCAAGGAATCGCGACTGAAGAGGAAAAGTCTACAGTTGAGGCCTGGTTTGATCAATATCATGGCGAAGAAGCGTTGGGCGATCAAGAAGTATTAGCTATGTTGGATTCTCTAGACGAAAAGGTTTATTCAGTTTCAACCAAGAAAGTAATTTCATGGAATTGGATTATTGCTGTTGCTGCAAGCTTGGTATTGGTTGTAGGTATTTCTTTTTATTGGTTGAATTCGAAATCTAACAACGATATAGAAACTCAATTAGCCCAATATGTTGCACCGAAATCCTCCAGTCCTATCATTGTTCTTGACGACAATAAAGAATACAACATAGACAGTCTTCATATTGGCGACACCCTAAATGTAGGCAAGTATTTTATCACGAAATTGGACGATGGCGAAATTAAATATATCATAAACCCTACAACAACAGACATTGTATACAATACGGTGCGTACGAAAGCCGGAAGTACGGCGAGCCTGATGCTGTCTGATGGCAGTAGGGTATGGCTAAATGTGAATTCGGAGATTAAATACCCTATCAATTTTTCTTCCGATATGCGCGAGATACAACTCAAGGGAGAAGGCTATTTTGAAGTTGCACATCAAGAGAATGAATACGGCAAAATCCCTTTTTACGTGAGAGGGAAAACCCATACTATTGCTGTTTTAGGAACAAAGTTCAACGTGGATTTCACGAAATCAAATGTTACGGCATTAATTGACGGTAAGGTTTCTATTGCTAAAGGGGATTTAAATGATCAGGTTAGTAAGTTGGACTTTAACGTCACACTGTTGCCGAAGCAAGTTTATTCAGAGGGTACAGTAAGTTATAGTGATAATATATTTCAGTATCTCGATTGGAAAGATGGTTATTTTAATTTAAGCAACAGGACACTCGATGCGGTTGTACAGAAGATATCGGCTTGGTATGGAATAGAAGTCGTAGTAGATGATTCCATCAAGAATAGTATTTTGTATGGCAGAATTAATAGGAAAAAGAGTCTAAAAGAAGTCTTGAGCCTTATTTCGGACGCTATTCCGTTAACTTATGAACTCGATAAAAATGTACTTTATCTTAAAAAAGCGACGCAGCCCTAA
- a CDS encoding outer membrane beta-barrel protein → MKNILVVLALSLLSLTAFAQQRITGTVVDKTNSNPLNDVTLQLLNDKDSVLLRARTNAEGLYTLDKVPTGQYRLNTSILGYKVASRSVKIADKDLTINYQLEPSEIVLEEIAVTAAPNVAVRGDTLEFNSRNFATREYAEANEMVAQVPGVTIDEEGNVSAHGEQVKRILVDGKEFFSTDPKIALKNLPADIIDKLQIIDERSEQSRFAGFDDGKRNKIINIVTKPDKRKGYFGRANAGKGDSDKFAFSSNVNAFNGDQKVAINLMANNINETNFAEQGYGGQRRGNNNTDRGIADTYAGALNYSNTFLENKLDFNADYNFRRSDAYTNSITALEYLMQERANQFQDSQTESNVGNINHNFSTRVKWKIDSLNQLDFAPNFTYTKNNNHNIGNSIRRIGASELLNTSDRTNRNNNSNFSFGGNMTYMRRLKHPGQTISLNINGNKSSNDGFGQTLAFNEYYRDALLSRIDTNNRESITNGYGSGINSRLSYTHRLAQYSRLQGNYNFRNTRNYSDRKTMEFLAETGQYDELNERLSNEFQNDFNFHSVGASYAYNKRDTLRIQVGLNYEHGMRVNDRTFPIDLRTTANFSSLLPEMTAVYYFTKTKNIEFNYNTNTNTPSINDLQDYVDVSNELNIRNGNPNLNQEYIHTAQLRYRDVNRTNGRSFNSNINFSYTNNKIVRSVLITDTTMVLFDDVILGAGGQYSVPVNVDGVYSIRATNSYGLPIKKLGINLNLNSNLFYNKNFAYLNDKLIPSKGYGFSQHIGVFTNFSKNIIIGMNYNANVNFTNNPTARIQHYTVQTHRVSNTLTLEFLKRMAFSYNLAYLYNSGIGGSEGISTTLLNASLGYKVFKQKNAELSLKAFDLLNNASSIRRTATETAISSITSNTLNRYFLLSFTYNLRNFGGKMFFGDDEGGRGDRPRGNRRGRN, encoded by the coding sequence ATGAAAAACATCCTAGTTGTCCTCGCTCTGAGCCTCTTAAGCCTGACCGCTTTTGCGCAGCAAAGGATTACCGGAACTGTTGTTGATAAGACAAACAGCAACCCCCTGAATGATGTTACCCTCCAATTACTAAACGATAAAGACTCCGTACTGCTTCGTGCTCGGACCAATGCTGAAGGGCTGTATACATTAGATAAAGTTCCAACAGGGCAGTATCGGCTCAACACATCCATATTAGGATATAAGGTCGCTAGCCGATCCGTGAAGATTGCTGATAAAGATTTAACCATAAACTATCAATTGGAACCCAGCGAAATCGTTTTGGAGGAAATTGCCGTAACGGCAGCCCCTAATGTTGCTGTTCGCGGGGATACGTTAGAATTCAATTCGCGTAATTTTGCTACTAGAGAGTATGCAGAAGCAAATGAGATGGTTGCCCAAGTGCCGGGAGTTACCATCGATGAGGAAGGTAATGTGTCAGCACATGGCGAACAAGTAAAGCGCATCCTAGTCGATGGAAAAGAATTCTTCAGTACCGATCCTAAAATTGCATTAAAAAACCTTCCAGCAGACATTATCGATAAACTTCAGATAATCGATGAGCGCAGTGAGCAATCGCGATTTGCAGGTTTCGACGACGGGAAACGCAATAAAATCATCAATATCGTCACGAAGCCAGATAAGCGAAAGGGCTATTTCGGCCGAGCAAATGCAGGAAAAGGAGACAGCGACAAATTTGCTTTTAGCAGCAATGTCAATGCTTTCAACGGAGACCAAAAGGTTGCGATCAATTTAATGGCCAATAACATCAACGAAACAAACTTTGCCGAACAGGGCTATGGAGGACAGCGCCGCGGCAATAATAATACAGATCGGGGTATTGCAGATACCTACGCAGGCGCCTTAAACTATAGCAACACCTTTTTGGAGAATAAGTTGGATTTCAATGCCGACTATAACTTCCGCCGCTCCGACGCTTACACCAATTCTATTACTGCGCTGGAATATCTGATGCAGGAGCGAGCAAATCAATTTCAAGATTCGCAGACAGAGTCCAATGTGGGCAACATTAACCATAACTTTAGCACGCGGGTAAAATGGAAGATCGACAGCTTAAATCAGCTGGACTTCGCGCCAAACTTTACCTATACCAAAAATAATAACCACAACATCGGGAATAGCATTCGCAGAATCGGTGCGTCCGAGCTTTTAAACACATCGGATCGTACTAACAGGAATAATAACAGCAATTTCTCCTTTGGGGGGAATATGACTTATATGCGGAGGCTAAAACATCCCGGACAGACCATCTCCTTAAATATCAATGGAAACAAGAGCAGCAATGACGGCTTTGGTCAAACCTTAGCGTTTAACGAATACTACAGAGATGCGCTATTAAGCCGTATTGATACCAACAACCGGGAGAGTATCACCAATGGCTATGGATCAGGGATCAACAGTCGACTCAGCTATACCCATCGCCTCGCGCAGTATTCTAGATTGCAGGGAAATTACAACTTCCGAAATACCAGAAACTATTCTGATCGCAAAACCATGGAGTTTCTTGCGGAGACCGGACAGTACGACGAGCTGAACGAGCGTCTCTCTAACGAATTCCAAAACGACTTTAATTTCCACAGTGTTGGGGCCTCTTATGCTTACAACAAACGCGATACGCTCCGTATACAGGTCGGACTGAATTATGAACATGGAATGCGGGTCAATGACCGGACCTTTCCAATAGACCTTCGAACGACAGCCAACTTCTCTAGCCTATTACCGGAGATGACCGCCGTTTATTACTTTACAAAAACTAAAAACATCGAATTCAATTACAACACGAATACCAATACGCCCAGCATCAATGATCTGCAGGACTATGTCGATGTGTCCAACGAACTCAATATCCGCAACGGTAATCCGAATCTTAATCAGGAGTATATTCATACCGCACAGTTGCGATATCGTGATGTCAACAGAACGAACGGCAGAAGTTTTAATAGCAATATCAACTTCAGCTATACCAACAATAAGATCGTTCGATCGGTTTTGATTACCGATACGACGATGGTTCTGTTTGACGATGTAATCCTTGGTGCAGGTGGACAGTACTCTGTTCCAGTCAATGTGGATGGCGTCTACTCGATCCGAGCGACAAACAGCTACGGCTTGCCTATTAAAAAACTCGGCATTAACCTCAACCTCAACAGCAACCTATTTTATAATAAGAACTTTGCTTACTTGAACGATAAGCTAATTCCAAGCAAAGGATATGGTTTCAGTCAACATATTGGGGTCTTCACGAACTTCAGCAAAAACATCATCATTGGCATGAATTATAATGCGAACGTGAATTTCACGAACAACCCTACAGCACGCATACAGCATTACACGGTTCAAACCCATCGAGTGAGCAATACTTTGACCTTAGAATTTTTGAAACGCATGGCCTTCTCCTATAATTTGGCGTATCTATATAACTCCGGTATTGGTGGCTCCGAGGGCATTTCGACCACGCTTTTAAATGCGTCCTTGGGTTATAAAGTCTTTAAGCAAAAGAACGCAGAACTCTCTCTAAAGGCATTCGATCTATTGAACAATGCATCGAGCATCCGCCGAACGGCAACCGAAACAGCCATTAGCAGCATCACATCGAATACCTTGAATCGCTACTTCTTATTAAGTTTCACGTATAACCTGCGCAACTTTGGAGGAAAGATGTTTTTTGGCGACGATGAAGGCGGTCGAGGAGATCGTCCTCGAGGCAACCGCAGAGGAAGAAATTAA